The window GGGCCGGCGGCGCCCTCGCTCACCGGGCGCCCCCGCGGCCGGCGGCCGGCCGCGCCGTTAGCGGCCGCCCCGCTCGGAGCGGGCGCGGGCCTCGGCGGCCAGCGCCTTCACCGAGAAGCCAGGCGTCTGGGCGTACTCGTCGGTGGCGTCCGCCGGGTACGGCGTGGCGGCCGCCTTCATGGCCGCCAGCTTGTCGGCCGGGATGGAGGGCGCGGCGCGCTTCAGCCAGGGGTCGCCGGCGTAGTCCACCGACGGCCCGCGCAGCAGCGCCTGCTCGTGCAGCTGCTGCACGTCGCGCTCGTAGCTGGGCGGGGCGTGCTCGCCGGTGTCCATGCGGATGGCGTCCTTGGGGCAGGCCTCCACGCAGAACCCGCACACCACGCAGCGCAGCTCGTCGATGACGAACTTGACCGGGTACTTCTCCACCGGGTCGCCGGGGTACTCGCCGGCCTCGATGTAGATGCACTGGGCCGGGCAGGCGGTGGCGCACATGTAGCAGGCCACGCAGCGCGGCAGGCCGTCGCCGCGCGGCACCAGCCGGTGCAGGCCGCGGTAGCCGGGCGGGTACGGCGCCTTCTCCTCCGGGTAGAAGATGGTGACGTTGTCCGACTTCCCCAGGCCGCGCGGCCGGTCGAGGATGTCCGGGTTGGCGTCGCGGGTGAAGAAGAGGTTGCGCAGGAAGTGGGCCGTCACCGCGCCGATGCCCCGGATGATCTCCGGGAAGTACATCTGCTCGCGCAGGTCGGCCGGGCGGTTGTCGAGCTGGTAGGGCATGTCAGTGACCCCCGCCGTGGGCGTGGGCGGCGGCGGGGGCCGCCCCCTTGCCTGTGGCGCCGACCAGCACCGCCACCACCACCATGGTGAGGAGGCCCAGGCCGGCGAGGAGCTGCAGCGACGGGTCGATGAGGATGGCGGCGCCGGTCACGAAGACGTTCACCAGGGCGGCCGGCAGCAGGATCTTCCAGCACAGCTGCTGGATCTGGTCGTAGCGGAAGCGGGGCAGCAGCCAGCGGATGGTCAGCTGCAGCCACATCAGCACGATCATCTTGGCCAGGAAGATGCCGCCCCCCACCGAGGCGAAGGCCAGCGGGTGCAGGTGGGCGCGCAGCCACTCGGTGGCGCCTGCGATGGGCAGCGGGTGCCAGCCGCCCAGGAAGACCGCGGTGATGACCCCGGCGAAGATGGCGATCTCCAGGAACTCGGCCAGGAAGAACATGCCGAACTTCATGCCGGAGTACTCGAGGAAGTAGCCGACGATCTCGCTCTCGCCCTCGGGCAGGTCGAAGGGCGCGCGCTTGGTCTCGGCGAAGCCGGAGGTGAAGAAGATGAGGAAGCCGACCGGCTGGAGCAGGAGGCCCCAGGCCGGCGCGATGCCCAGGACGCCCTGCCCCTGGGCCACCACGATCTCGTCGAGCTGGAGGGACTTGTAGGCCATCATGGCGCCCACCAGGGAGAGCCCCAGCGAGACCTCGTAGCTGATCATCTGCGAGGAGGCGCGCACGCCGCCCAGCAGGGCCAGCTTGTTGTTGGAGGCCCAGCCGGCCAGCGAGGTGCCGTAGACCGACAGCGAGGAGATGGCGAAGAGGAAGAGCAGGCCGGCGTCCATCTTGGCCACCTGCAGGGCGATGGTCTGCCCCGCCCCGGCGGCCCCGGAGAAGATGGAGCCGAGGTCGATGGCGGGCCCGACCGGCACGATGGCGAAGAGGCAGAAGACCGGGGCGAAGGCCATCACGGGCGCCAGCTCGTAGAGCATGCGGGTGGCGGCCTGCGGCTCCATCTTCTCCTTGGTGAGCATCTTGAGCGCGTCGGCCGCCAGGTACGGGATGCCGCCGAGCGGGTTCCCGAAGACCTTGATCCGGTTGGCGCCGACGCGGTTCTGCAGGAGCGCCGACCACTTGCGCTCCGCCACCGTCAGCAGCGAGCCGGAGATCATGAGCACGACCATCATGAGCGTCAGCACGTTGGCCAGGCTGGCGCCGTAGTGCACCAGCGCCGGGTCCACCCGGCCGGGCTCGCCGAACCAGACGTTGAAGCCCCAGCCCAGGCCGGCGGCCGCCAGGTAGAAGAGGCCGCTCAGCGCCATCAGGGCGCCGACCAGGATCACCAACGCCAACGACATCCCGAAGAAGCGCTTCACGCGTCCCTCCCCTTCACCAGCTGGTCGGGGCGACGCCGCGCTTGGCGGGTTCGCTCCCCTCGGGTGGCAGCCGCTCCTTCTGTCCCGCGAGCCGGCCGTCCACGGTGCCCGCGGCCAGCGGCAGGTGCCCCTTGCGGCGCCCCACCGACGGCAGCGAGTCCCACTTGAAGTCCCACAGGGCCACCCCGGCCAGGCGTGGCGAGAGCGCCAGCCAGGTCTCCCGGGCGGTGCCCCACGGCACCTTGAGGCCCAGGGCCCGGCCCAGGGCGCCGGCCAGGGCCAGGTGCGGGCGGGCCTCGCCGCGCGGGTGCCAGGCGGCCTCGAAGCGCTGCGCCCGGCCCTCGAAGTTGACGAAGGTGCCGTCGCCCTCGGCGTGCGGCGAGGCCGGCAGCAGCGCGGTGGCCGCGGCGGCCAGCGGCCCCTCGTTGACCGCCTGCACCACCAGCACCGGCAGCGCGGCCAGGGCCTCGGCCCCGGCGGCGTCCGGCACCTCGGCCCCCACCACCCAGAGCGCGCCCACCCGACCGGCGCGCGCCGCCGCCACCAGGTCGGCGAAGGGGCGCACCGCCAGGCCGTAGGCCTGCGCGGCCAGCTCCAGCCCCTTGCGGTTGGGGTTCTCGTCGGCCTTCTTGAGGAAGTCGTCCTGCCACCCGTCCGGCCGCCCGCCCACGAAGACCTCGGCGGCGCCGAGCCCCTCCTTGGCCACGTGGCAGGCCGCCAGCAGGTCCTCCAGCGAGGCCACCGGCGAGAGCAGCACCGCCACCCCGCCGGCGCGCCTGGCCTCGGCCAGCGCCAGCCCGGCCGCCTTGAGCGCCTCGTCGCGCGTGGCCCGCGCCGCCGCGGCGCCGCGGCCCAGCCGGGCCGCCAGCACCCGCCCGGCGTTGAGCGCCTTGTAGGTGGTGCGGCCCTGGTCGCACATCCACTCCTGGTTGACGTCCGCGTTCTCGCGCGGGCGCAGCCGGTAGGCGGTGGTGTCCAGGTAGTCGAGCGCCACGTTGCAGCCGCGGGCGCACCCGGTGCAGAGCGAGCGGGCCGAGCTCATGAACCAGACGCGGCCGCGGAAGCGGAAGTCGGTGGCGGTGAGCGCGCCCACCGGGCAGAGGTCCACCACGTTGCCGGCGTACCGGTCGTCGAGCGGCTGCCCCGGGAAGGTGGTGATGACGCTGCGGGTGCCGCGGTTGGCCACGCCCAGCTGCGGGTTCTTGGCCACCTCGCGCATGAAGCGGACGCAGCGGGTGCAGAGGATGCAGCGCTCCTGGTCGAGCGTGACGGTGGGCCCGAGCTCGATGCGCTTCCCCTTGGTGTTCTTGGGGATGTCGAGGCGCGACGGCTGGGCGTCGAACTGCATGTAGTAGTCCTGCAGCTTGCACTCGCCGGCCTGGTCGCAGATGGAGCAGTCGACCGGGTGGTTGAGCAGCAGGAGCTCCAGGTTGGCGCGCTGCTGATCCTTGACCCTGGGGGTGTCGGTCTTGACGACCACGCCCTCGGTGAGCGGCACCTGGCAGGACGGCACCAGCTTGCCGCCCGGCGCGTTGGACATCTCCACCAGGCACTGGCGGCAGTTGGCCGCCACCGAGAGGCGCTTGTGCCAGCAGTAGTAGGGGATGTCGATGCCCATCCCCTGGGCGGCCTCGATGACGGTGGTGCCGGGCTTGACCACCACCTCGCGGCCGTCCACCACCGCCGTCACCAGGCCCGGGTTCTTGGGCGGCGGCGGCGCGGGCGGACCCGGCGGCGGGGGCGGCTTGGGGGCCGCGGCGGCGGGGGCTTCGGGCTTCTTGTCCTCGGCCATCGTGTTCCTCTCCGAGTAGGCGGGCCGCTACTGCTCGACCTCGCCGCCGATCATGTTGATGGAGTCGAAGGTGGGGACGAGGTCGGCCAGCAGCGCGCCTCGCAGCATCCAGGGCAGGGAGGCCAGCATGGGCCAGCCCGGGGCGCGCAGCCCCAGCTTGTAGGGCCGGCCGCCGCCGTCGGAGACCAGGTAGAAGCCCAGCTCGCCGTTGGCGGCCTCGGTGTAGCCGTAGGCCTCCCCGGCCGGCACCTGGATCCCCTCCATGATGAGCTTGAAGTGGGCCATGACGCCCTCGATGGAGGAGTACACCAGCGGCTTGGGCGGCAGCGCGTAGCGGAAGTCCTTGACCACGATCTCGCCCGGGGTGAGCTGGGCGAAGCACTGGCGGATCATCGAGTCCGACTGCTTCATCTCCTCGATGCGCATCAGGTAGCGGTCGAAGTTGTCGCCCTTCGAGCCCACCGGGATGTCGAAGTCGAGCCGGTCGTAGGTCAGGTAGGGGGCCGCCTTGCGGATGTCGTAGGGCTCGCCGGAGGCGCGCAGGCACGGCCCGGTGTAGCCCAGCTCGATGGCGTCCTGGCGCGACACCACCGCCACGTCCTTGGTGCGGTCCACGAAGATGCGGTTGCGGGTCAGCAGGCCGTCCAGCTCGTCGCGCAGCAGCACCACCCGGTCCAGGGTGCGGGTGGTCTTCTCGACCCAGCCGTCCGGCAGGTCGCGGGAGACGCCGCCGACGCGGGCGTAGTTGGAGGTGAGGCGGGCCCCGCACAGCTCGGTGAGCCGGTCCCACAGCAGGTCGCGCCCCTCGATGGCGTAGAGGAACGCCGTCATGGCGCCCAGCTCCATGCCCATGGCGCCGACCAGGGTGAGGTGGTCGCAGATGCGGTGGATCTCGCTGGTGATGACGCGCAGGTACTGGGCGCGCTCAGGCACCTCCAGCTTGCAGAGCTTCTCCACCGCCAGGGCGAACCCGACGTTGTTCATGATCGAGCTGACGTAGTTCAGCCGGTCGGTGTACGGGAAGCACTGGGTCCAGGTGACGTTCTCGCAGCTCTTCTCGAAGCCGCGGTGCAGGAAGCCGATGTCCAGCTTGCAGCTGGCCAGCTTCTCGCCCTCCAGCTCCACCACGGCGCGGGTGGTCCCGTGCATGGCCGGGTGCGACGGGCCCAGGTTCACCAGCATCCGCTTGGTGGGCATGGGCGCGTCGAGCGCGCTCGGCGGCGCCTTGGCTGGCGCCGCCGCCGGCTTCACGGTCCCGCTCGACTCGGTGGACATGGAACCTCGCTCGACGCCGACCAGGCGGCGCCGTCAGGAGTGGTGGTGGCTAGTCCCGGCCCGCCGGGCCCGGCCCGCGGAAGTGGTCGGGGACGTCGCGCTCCTCGGTGAGCGGCTGGCGGCCGCGCAGCGGGTAGTCCTTGCGGAGCGGGTGGCCGACGAACTCGTCGTACATGAAGAGGCGGCGCAGGTCGGGGTGCCCGGTGAAGCGGATGCCGTACATGTCGAAGCAGTAGCGCTCGAACCAGTCGGCGCCGCGCCACAGGCCGGTCACGCTGGGCACCACGGCGTCGTCCTCGGGGACCTTGACCCGCAGCCGCACCCGGTGGTTCAGCGTGGTGGAGTAGAGGTTGTAGACCACCTCGAAGCGCGGCTCCTGGCCGAGGTAGTCCACCGCGGTGACGTAGGGGGCCATGTCGAAGGCCAGGCGCGGGTCGGTCTTGAGCCAGCGGCAGACCTCCACGATCTGGTCCTTGCGGACGAAGACCACGTCGTCGCCGCCCGGGCCCGTGTAGGCGTCCGTGACGATCCTGGGGAAGCGCTCGAGGAGCGCGTCGATCACGACCTTGGCCATGCGGCTCCCTCGTCTAGCGCCGGCGGGATCCCTGCCCGACCACCGGCAGCGGCCTGCGCTCCGTGAGCTGGTGCGACTGCCCCTGGATCTTGTCCTGCAGCATCATGATGCCGTCGAGCACCTGCTCCGGTCGCGGCGGGCAGCCCGGGATGTAGACGTCCACCGGGATGATGCGGTCGATGCCCTGCAGCGTGGCGTAGTTGTCGTAGAACCCGCCGGTGGAGGCGCACACGCCGAAGGCCACCACCCACTTCGGCTCGGCGATCGACTCGTAGACGCGCTTCAGGATGGGCGCCTGCCGGCAGTTCACCGTGCCGGTGACCATGAGCAGGTCGGCCTGGCGCGGCGAGAAGCGCGGCAGCGCGGCGCCGAAGCGGTCGAGGTCGTAGCGCGAGGCGCCGACCGTCATGTACTCCATGCCGCAGCAGGCGGTGACGAACGGGTACTGGAAGAGCGAGTACTTGCGCGCCCAGCCCAGGCCCTTCGAGACCATCTGCTGGAGCACGCCGACGGCCTCGTCCCGGCGCGTGGGGATGACGGTGGGGAGGCTGTCGAGCTCGGTGGACATGGGGAGCCTCGGGGTCAGTCGTTCCAGTCCAGGACGCCCTTCTTCCAGACGTAGACCAGGCCGATGACCACGGTGAAGACGAAGATGGCCATCTCGATGTAGCCAGCCCAACCCAGCTCGGTGAAGAGGACGGCCCACGGGAACAGGAAGATCGCCTCGATGTCGAAGACGATGAAGAGGAGCGCGACCACGTAGAACTTCACGCCGAAGCGGTCCCGGGCGGAGCCGACCGGCTCCGACCCACACTCGAATGGGGCGGACTTGACCGCGCTCGGACGCCGCGGGCCGAGGGTGTTGGCCAGCGTCAGGAGGAGGAAGGCCTGCCCGACCGCGACCAGCAGGACCACACCGATGGGGAAGTAGGTCTGGAGGGGTGTGAGCATAGAGAGGGGGTGTCGGGTGGGCATTCTAAGTGCCCAGATCCGTTGAATTCGTCAAGCGAAATGCGGCTCTTGACTTCACAGTCTCGATCAGTAGACTGCCGCGGCTTCACATCCCCACAACAAACGACACGGGGTATCCCTGATGGGCTTCGAGTTTGGCGCCGTTCTGGTGTTCGCCATCGTCGCCGTTGGGTTTGCCTTTGGTGGCATCACCCTGTCGCGGGCCATCGGCCCCCGCATCTACAACGCCGAGAAGTCCACCATCTACGAGTGCGGCGAGCGCCCCATCGGGGTTGCCTGGTTCAACTTCAACCCCCGCTTCTACCTGGTGGCCCTGGTCTTCGTGATCTTCGAGGTCGACATCGCCCTCACCTTCCCGGTGGTGGCGGTCTACCGCAGCTGGACCGAGGCCAGCCCGATGCTGGGATGGGTCGCCTTCGTCGAGCTGATCCTCTTCGTCTCCATCCTGGTGGTCGGCCTGATCTGGACCTGGGGCCACGGCGACCTCGAGTGGGTCAAGGGCCTGTCCGCCGACGCCACCAAGACCACCCGCGAGGCCGGCGTGCCGGCCCGCAAGGCCGCCTAGGGCCGGGGAGGAGCAGACCGATGCGCGAGAAGCTCGACTCCGGCGTGGGTGGCGACGTCACCCTCTTCCACACCAGCCAGCTCGACCAGCTCATCAACATGGCCCGGGAGAACTCGCTCTGGTACCTGCTGTTCGGCCTGGCCTGCTGCGGCATCGAGCTGATCCAGACCGGCGGCCCGCGCGCCGACCTGATGCGCTTCGGCGCCATCCCGCGCGCCTCCCCCCGCCAGGCCGACTTCATGATCGTGGCCGGCACGCTCACCTACAAGATGGCCGAGCGGGCCAAGCTCCTGCACGACCAGATGTCCGAGCCCAAGTACGTCATCTCGATGGGCTCCTGCGCCAACTGCGGCGGGCTCTTCCAGCTGGCCTACTCGGTCTGCAAGGGCGTCGACAAGGTGGTGCCGGTGGACGTCTACGTGCCCGGCTGCCCGCCGCGGCCCGAGGCCCTCACCGAGGGGCTGATCCGGCTGCAGGAGCTGGTGCGCAACGAGCGGTGGGCCGACAAGCGGCGGGCGCCCGCGGCGGCTGGAGCGGTCTGACGAGTCGTTCGAGGCTGGAGCAGAGGCAGCGAAGCGCGACCTGAGAGGTCGTGGGACGGGGCGAGCGCTCGCGGGAACGCGAGTAGCTCGCCCCTGTCGCAAGAGGGAGCGAAATGACGACCAGCGAGATCCACGATCTGCTCAAGGCCCGCTTCGGCGAGGCGGTGGGCGCGCCGCCCGAGGTGAAGGGCGACACCTGGCTGCCGGTGAAGGGCGAGCGGCTCGTGGAGGTCTGCGCCTTCCTCAAGGAGACCGCCGGGCTGGACTTCGACTTCCTCGAGGATCTGACCGCGGTCGACTGGCCCAAGCGGAACGTCATCGAGGTGGTGATCCACCTCATGTCCTACCAGCTGAAGCACACCATCAAGCTCAAGGTGGAGGCCGACCGGGCCGCGCCGGTGGTGCCCTCGCTCTACCCCGTCTGGAAGGGCGCCGACTGGTTCGAGCGCGAGGTCTACGACCTCTTCGGCGTGACCTTCACCGGCCACCCCGACCTGCGCCGCATCATGCTGCCCGACGACTGGGTCGGCCACCCGCTGCGCAAGGACTACCAGGAGGCCGGCGGCTGGCACGGCATCTCCAACGAGCGCGAGAACCCGCTGGTGGAGCTGAAGCGGCTCGACGACGCGGCCCGCGCCGAGCTGGCCAGGAACGCCCCGCCGCCCCCGCCGGCGCCGCCCGCCCCCCCGGCCGCGCCCGCCCCCACCAGCAAGGCCTGATCGGAGGAACCATGGAAAAGCTCATCCTCCGCCGCGTCGACCGGAACAACGAGGAGATGATCCTCAACTTCGGTCCCCAGCACCCGTCCACCCACGGCGTCATCAACTTCATCGTCGAGACCGACGGCGAGGTGCTGCGCAAGGCCGTGCCGGACGTGGGCTACCTGCACCGCTCCATCGAGAAGATCGGCGAGGTCACCGGCTGGCACGGGTTCATGCCCTTCACCGACCGCATCGACTACGTGGCGGCCATGTTCCCCAACGAGGGGTACGCCACGGCGGTGGAGCGGCTCACCGGCATCGAGGTGCCGCGCCGCGCCCAGTACCTGCGCGCCATCTCCTGCGAGCTGTGCCGCATCGCCAGCCACCTGGTGTCGCTGGGCACCATGGCCATGGACATCGGCGCCTTCACCCCGATGCTGCACGGCATCCGCGAGCGCGAGACCATCAACGACCTCATCGAGGCGCTGTGCGGCGCGCGGCTCACCTACAACTACCACCGCATCGGCGGGGTGGCCTTCGACCTGCCGGAGGGCTGGAAGGAGAAGACCATCGCCTTCCTGGACCACTTCGATCGCTTCCTGGTGGAGTTCGACCGGCTCATCTCCTTCAACGAGATCTACATCCGGCGCCTCGCCAACGTGGCCATCATCACCGGCAAGGACGCCACCGAGTACGGCCTGTCCGGCCCCAACCTGCGCGGCTCGGGGGTGGACTGGGACCTGCGCCGCGACCTGCCCTACGGGGCCTACGAGGACTTCGAGTTCGCCGTCCCGGTGGGCGTGGGCTTCAAGGGCACGGTGGGCGACTGCTACGACCGGTACTACTGCCGCTGCCTGGAGATGGGCGAGTCGAGCAAGATCGTCCGCCAGGCGCTGCTGCAGCTGCCCGAGGGCGAGATCATGGCGCCCAAGGTCTCGCGCAACCTCAAGGTGGAGGCCGGCGAGACCCTCTCCCGCGTCGAGTCGGCGCGCGGCGAGATGGCCTTCTACGTGGTGGCCGACGGCACCAACAAGGCCTACCGCGTCCGCACCCGCACCGGCTCCTTCACCGCCATGGGGATCATCGAGACCGCCAGCCGCGGCCTGATGATCGCGGACCTGGTGGCCCTCATCGCCTCCCTGGACGTCGTCGCCCCGGAGATCGACCGCTAGCCATGCCGCGCACGCCAAAGCTCCCCAAGCTGTCGCCCCGCGCCGTCGTCATCCTCACCCTGGCCGTCGGCCTGGGCCTGCCCGCCGTGCTCTTCGCCGCGGTGCTGGTCCTCTCGCCGGTCACCAAGCCGCTCATGGTGGACTGGTTCGTCGGCTCGGTGCTGGGCCACGACCCGGCCACCTGGCCCTACACCAAGCTGATCTACGGCCTGGTGGTGGGGCTGCTGGCCTTCGTGCTCATCAACTTCGGAGCCATCATCTCCGGCATGACGGTCTGGTGGGAGATGCGCGTCTCCTCCCGCATGCAGAGCCGCGTCGGATACAACCGCGCCGGCGCCGGCGGCTTCTTCCAGTGGGTGGCCGACGCGGTCAAGCTCCTCTTCAAGGAGGACCTGATCCCGGCCGAGGCCGACTCGATGCTGTTCCGGGCCGCCCCCTACTTCGTCATGACCGGGTTCGCGCTCACCTTCGTGGCGCTGCCCTTCGGCGAGAGCCTCATCGCCGCCGACCTGAACGTGGGCATCTTCTACCTGACCGCCGTCACCGCCCTGGTGGTGGTGGGCATCCTGCTGGCGGGCTGGTCCTCCAACTCCAAGTGGGCGCTCTTCGGCGGCATGCGCTCCGCCGCCCAGGTGGTCTCCTACGAGATCCCGGCCGGCATCGCCCTGATGGTCCCGGTGCTGATGTCCGGCACGCTGTCCATGCAGGGGATCATCCAGGCCCAGGGCGCCTGGCCCTGGCAGTGGCACGCCTTCACCAACCCGGCCTGCTCGGTGGCCTTCGTCATCTACTTCATCTCGCAGCTGGCCGAGGGCAACCGCACGCCCTTCGACCTGCCCGAGGCCGAGTCCGAGCTGGTGGCCGGCTACCTCTCCGAGTACTCGGGCTTCCGCTTCGCCCTCTACTTCCTGGTGGAGTTCGGCAACCTGTGGGTCATGGCCGCGGTGGCCGCCACCCTCTTCCTCGGCGGGTGGCAGATCCCCGGCGTCGGCCCGGAGGACTACGCCGCCGCCAAGGGCAGCGGCGCCTTCCCGGCCCTGGCCTGGTGGGGCCTGCAGATCGTCTCGATGGTGGTGATGGCCACCAAGACCATCCTGGTGCTCAACGTCATCGTCTGGGTGCGCTGGACGCTGCCGCGCATGCGCATCGACCAGATGATGAACCTCTGCTGGAAGTACCTGGTGCCCTGGGCCTTCGTCACCTTCGTCTTCTCGCTGCTGTGGCAGCTGGTGGTGGCGCGCGCCCCGGTGCTCTCCACCGCCACCGGGGTGGTGCTCACCCTCGCCTTCCTGGCCACCCTGGTGCTCTTCGGGCGCCAGGTGAAGGCCAACCTCACCGCGGCCGGCGATCACGTCGACCTCACCAACTGGTGAACGGAGCCGCCATGTCCGCACCTCAGACCTACAACGGCTCCTTCCGCGACACGGTCAGGTCCATCTGGCACGGCCTGTCCATCACCTTCTCCTACCTGCTGCGCCGGCCCACCACGGTGCAGTACCCCGACCGCACGCCGCTGCCGGTGCGCGAGACGCTGCCGCCCCGCTACCGCGGGTTCCTCGAGGTGGACGTCGCCATCTGCACCGGCTGCCAGGCCTGCGAGCGGGCCTGCCCCATCGCCTGCATGCAGATCACCCTGGAGAAGGACCCGGCCAACCCCAAGCAGCGGGTGGTCACGCAGTTCGACATCGACGAGGCCAAGTGCATGTTCTGCGGCCTGTGCGTCGAGCCCTGCCCCACCGGCGCCATCCAGCACACCCGTGAGTTCGAGGGGTCGATGGCGGACATCCGCAACCTGACCATCCGCTGGGCCGACCCGCTGGCGCCGTTCCCGGTCTACAAGGTGGACAAGGCCGCCGAGTACTTCCCGCGGGCGGAGCTCGGCTCGCTGGTGCGGGCCAAGTTCAGCGCGCACCGCTGGAACGCCAACGGCCCGGACTACCTGCCGCCGCCCACGCCGGAGGAGCTGGCCGCCGCCGCCGCCGCCGAGGCCGCCGCCGCCGCTGCGGCCGCCGCGGCCAAGGCCGCCGCCAAGCCGGCCGCCAAGCCGGCGGCCCCCAAGGCCGCGGCCGAGCCCGCCGCCGCGGCGCCCGCGCCCAGCGCCGCCGCCGCTCCCGCCCCCGCCCCCGCCGCCCCGGCCCCGGCCGGCGCCGCCGCGGCCCCGGCCTCCCCACCTCCCCCCCCGACCAAGCCGGAGGGCACGCCATGAGCAGCCCCGTGAAGCGCAACCTCGTCCGCTGGGCCGCCGGCGCCGCCGCCACCATCGTCTTCGTGGTGGCCATGACCCTGCTGGCCATCAAGCCCGCCGAGCAGGCGGTGGCGGCCCGCGCCGCGACGCCGCTCACGCTGCCGGACATCCTCTTCTACCTGCTGGCCGCCCTCACGGTGGCCGGCGC is drawn from Anaeromyxobacter sp. and contains these coding sequences:
- a CDS encoding NADH-quinone oxidoreductase subunit I, translating into MPYQLDNRPADLREQMYFPEIIRGIGAVTAHFLRNLFFTRDANPDILDRPRGLGKSDNVTIFYPEEKAPYPPGYRGLHRLVPRGDGLPRCVACYMCATACPAQCIYIEAGEYPGDPVEKYPVKFVIDELRCVVCGFCVEACPKDAIRMDTGEHAPPSYERDVQQLHEQALLRGPSVDYAGDPWLKRAAPSIPADKLAAMKAAATPYPADATDEYAQTPGFSVKALAAEARARSERGGR
- a CDS encoding NADH-quinone oxidoreductase subunit H codes for the protein MKRFFGMSLALVILVGALMALSGLFYLAAAGLGWGFNVWFGEPGRVDPALVHYGASLANVLTLMMVVLMISGSLLTVAERKWSALLQNRVGANRIKVFGNPLGGIPYLAADALKMLTKEKMEPQAATRMLYELAPVMAFAPVFCLFAIVPVGPAIDLGSIFSGAAGAGQTIALQVAKMDAGLLFLFAISSLSVYGTSLAGWASNNKLALLGGVRASSQMISYEVSLGLSLVGAMMAYKSLQLDEIVVAQGQGVLGIAPAWGLLLQPVGFLIFFTSGFAETKRAPFDLPEGESEIVGYFLEYSGMKFGMFFLAEFLEIAIFAGVITAVFLGGWHPLPIAGATEWLRAHLHPLAFASVGGGIFLAKMIVLMWLQLTIRWLLPRFRYDQIQQLCWKILLPAALVNVFVTGAAILIDPSLQLLAGLGLLTMVVVAVLVGATGKGAAPAAAHAHGGGH
- a CDS encoding (2Fe-2S)-binding protein; this encodes MAEDKKPEAPAAAAPKPPPPPGPPAPPPPKNPGLVTAVVDGREVVVKPGTTVIEAAQGMGIDIPYYCWHKRLSVAANCRQCLVEMSNAPGGKLVPSCQVPLTEGVVVKTDTPRVKDQQRANLELLLLNHPVDCSICDQAGECKLQDYYMQFDAQPSRLDIPKNTKGKRIELGPTVTLDQERCILCTRCVRFMREVAKNPQLGVANRGTRSVITTFPGQPLDDRYAGNVVDLCPVGALTATDFRFRGRVWFMSSARSLCTGCARGCNVALDYLDTTAYRLRPRENADVNQEWMCDQGRTTYKALNAGRVLAARLGRGAAAARATRDEALKAAGLALAEARRAGGVAVLLSPVASLEDLLAACHVAKEGLGAAEVFVGGRPDGWQDDFLKKADENPNRKGLELAAQAYGLAVRPFADLVAAARAGRVGALWVVGAEVPDAAGAEALAALPVLVVQAVNEGPLAAAATALLPASPHAEGDGTFVNFEGRAQRFEAAWHPRGEARPHLALAGALGRALGLKVPWGTARETWLALSPRLAGVALWDFKWDSLPSVGRRKGHLPLAAGTVDGRLAGQKERLPPEGSEPAKRGVAPTSW
- a CDS encoding NADH-quinone oxidoreductase subunit D, whose translation is MPTKRMLVNLGPSHPAMHGTTRAVVELEGEKLASCKLDIGFLHRGFEKSCENVTWTQCFPYTDRLNYVSSIMNNVGFALAVEKLCKLEVPERAQYLRVITSEIHRICDHLTLVGAMGMELGAMTAFLYAIEGRDLLWDRLTELCGARLTSNYARVGGVSRDLPDGWVEKTTRTLDRVVLLRDELDGLLTRNRIFVDRTKDVAVVSRQDAIELGYTGPCLRASGEPYDIRKAAPYLTYDRLDFDIPVGSKGDNFDRYLMRIEEMKQSDSMIRQCFAQLTPGEIVVKDFRYALPPKPLVYSSIEGVMAHFKLIMEGIQVPAGEAYGYTEAANGELGFYLVSDGGGRPYKLGLRAPGWPMLASLPWMLRGALLADLVPTFDSINMIGGEVEQ
- a CDS encoding NADH-quinone oxidoreductase subunit C; translated protein: MAKVVIDALLERFPRIVTDAYTGPGGDDVVFVRKDQIVEVCRWLKTDPRLAFDMAPYVTAVDYLGQEPRFEVVYNLYSTTLNHRVRLRVKVPEDDAVVPSVTGLWRGADWFERYCFDMYGIRFTGHPDLRRLFMYDEFVGHPLRKDYPLRGRQPLTEERDVPDHFRGPGPAGRD
- a CDS encoding NADH-quinone oxidoreductase subunit B, producing the protein MSTELDSLPTVIPTRRDEAVGVLQQMVSKGLGWARKYSLFQYPFVTACCGMEYMTVGASRYDLDRFGAALPRFSPRQADLLMVTGTVNCRQAPILKRVYESIAEPKWVVAFGVCASTGGFYDNYATLQGIDRIIPVDVYIPGCPPRPEQVLDGIMMLQDKIQGQSHQLTERRPLPVVGQGSRRR
- the ndhC gene encoding NADH-quinone oxidoreductase subunit A; amino-acid sequence: MLTPLQTYFPIGVVLLVAVGQAFLLLTLANTLGPRRPSAVKSAPFECGSEPVGSARDRFGVKFYVVALLFIVFDIEAIFLFPWAVLFTELGWAGYIEMAIFVFTVVIGLVYVWKKGVLDWND
- a CDS encoding NADH-quinone oxidoreductase subunit A; translation: MGFEFGAVLVFAIVAVGFAFGGITLSRAIGPRIYNAEKSTIYECGERPIGVAWFNFNPRFYLVALVFVIFEVDIALTFPVVAVYRSWTEASPMLGWVAFVELILFVSILVVGLIWTWGHGDLEWVKGLSADATKTTREAGVPARKAA
- the nuoB gene encoding NADH-quinone oxidoreductase subunit NuoB — translated: MREKLDSGVGGDVTLFHTSQLDQLINMARENSLWYLLFGLACCGIELIQTGGPRADLMRFGAIPRASPRQADFMIVAGTLTYKMAERAKLLHDQMSEPKYVISMGSCANCGGLFQLAYSVCKGVDKVVPVDVYVPGCPPRPEALTEGLIRLQELVRNERWADKRRAPAAAGAV
- a CDS encoding NADH-quinone oxidoreductase subunit C encodes the protein MTTSEIHDLLKARFGEAVGAPPEVKGDTWLPVKGERLVEVCAFLKETAGLDFDFLEDLTAVDWPKRNVIEVVIHLMSYQLKHTIKLKVEADRAAPVVPSLYPVWKGADWFEREVYDLFGVTFTGHPDLRRIMLPDDWVGHPLRKDYQEAGGWHGISNERENPLVELKRLDDAARAELARNAPPPPPAPPAPPAAPAPTSKA
- a CDS encoding NADH-quinone oxidoreductase subunit D, coding for MEKLILRRVDRNNEEMILNFGPQHPSTHGVINFIVETDGEVLRKAVPDVGYLHRSIEKIGEVTGWHGFMPFTDRIDYVAAMFPNEGYATAVERLTGIEVPRRAQYLRAISCELCRIASHLVSLGTMAMDIGAFTPMLHGIRERETINDLIEALCGARLTYNYHRIGGVAFDLPEGWKEKTIAFLDHFDRFLVEFDRLISFNEIYIRRLANVAIITGKDATEYGLSGPNLRGSGVDWDLRRDLPYGAYEDFEFAVPVGVGFKGTVGDCYDRYYCRCLEMGESSKIVRQALLQLPEGEIMAPKVSRNLKVEAGETLSRVESARGEMAFYVVADGTNKAYRVRTRTGSFTAMGIIETASRGLMIADLVALIASLDVVAPEIDR